Below is a window of Burkholderiales bacterium DNA.
GTCTCGGACGCGGTGCGCGAGACCCTGATCGCCGACATGGACAAGGCCGAGCTGGTCGCGGCGACCGAGCAGCTCGACACCGACGAGATCGCCGACCTCGCCCCCGACCTTCCCCAGGAGGTCATCGCCGACGTCTTCCGCTCGCTGTCGGTCGAGGAACGCGAGCAGTTGCGCGCCGCGCTGTCTTTCCCGGAAGGGACGGTGGGCGCGATCATGGATTTCGAGATGGTCACGGTGCGCGAGGACGTGACCCTGGAAGTCGTGCTGCGCTACCTGCGGCGCATGGACGAGCTGCCCGACCACACCGACCAGCTCTTCGTGGTGGACCGTCAGGAGGTGTTTCGCGGCGTGCTGCCGATCAACCGGCTGATCGTGACCGACCCCGACAAGCTGGTGGCCGACGTCATGACCGCGCCGGTGGCGACCTTCGCTCCGGAGGACAAGGCGCATGCCGCCGCGCAGGCCTTCGAACGCTACGACCTGGTTTCGGCACCGGTGCTCGACGCGCGCAACCGCGTGGTCGGCCGCGTCACGGTGGCCGCGGTGGTGGACTTCATCCGCGAGGAATCGGAGAGCGAGCTGCTGGGCAAGGCCGGCCTGCTGGAGGAAGAGGACATCTTTTCCTCGGTTTGGAAGAGCGCGCAGAACCGCTGGCTGTGGCTGGCGGTGAACTTGTGCACCGCGTTCTTCGCCTCGCGCGTGATCGGGCTGTTCGAAGGCACGATCGAGAAACTGGTGGCGCTCGCCACGCTCATGCCCATCGTGGCCGGCATCGCCGGCAACTCGGGCAACCAGACCACGACGCTGATCGTGCGCACGCTGGCCCTCGGCCAGCAAAACGCCATCAACATCAAGCGCCTGGTCCTCAAGGAGCTCGCGATCAGCGTGCTCAACGGCCTGGTGTGGGGCGGGGTCGCCGGACTGTTCGCCTGGTGGCTCTACGACAGCGTGCCGCTCGGCGTGGTCATGACCGGTGCGATGCTGCTGAACCTGCTGGTGGGGGCGGCGGTCGGAATGTTCATTCCGTTGACGCTGCAGAAGCTGGGGCGCGACCCGGCCATCGGGTCGAGCGTGCTGCTCACCTTCACCACCGACAGCATGGGTTTTTTCATCTTTCTGGGCCTGGCCACCGTCTTCCTGCTGTAGCGCAACCGGCGCCCGGCGCGGGCCGTACAAATGCTGTAATTTCCACGCTTGCGCGCCGACCAAGAACTGCAGGAGAGCCGCCATGCTGATTCGCAAGCCCGCCGACGTGCTGCCTTCGGAGATCACGCCACGCTCGGTCTATGCCCGGCGCCGTGAATTCATGAAGTCCGCCGTCGCACTCGGACTCGCGGCGCTCGCGCCCGCCGTGCCGGCCGCGGCCAGGCTCGCGCCGCTCAAGCCCAGCCCGTTCTCGACGACGGAGAAGCTCACGCCGTACGAGGCGGTGACCACCTACAACAACTTCTACGAATTCGGTACCGACAAGGACGATCCGTCGCGCCATGCCGGCAGCCTCAGAACCCGCCCGTGGACCGTGCTGGTGCAAGGCGAGGTCAAGCGGGCGCGGGCCTTCGATATCGAGGAGCTGCTCAAGCTCGCGCCGCTCGAAGAGCGCATCTACCGCATGCGCTGCGTGGAGGGCTGGTCGATGGTCATTCCCTGGGTCGGCTACCCGTTCTCGGAACTCATCAAACGCGTCGAGCCGACCGCCAACGCCAAGTTCGTCGAGTTCACCACTTTGCTCGATCCGGGGCAGATGCCCGGACAGAAGGTGCCGGTGCTCGACTGGCCTTATGTGGAAGGCCTGCGGCTGGACGAGGCCATGCATCCGCTCACCTTGCTCACGGTGGGCCTTTACGGCGAGGTCTTGCCCAACCAGAACGGCGCCCCGGTGCGCGTGGTGGTGCCGTGGAAGTACGGATTCAAGAGCGCCAAGTCGATCGTGCGCATCCGCTTCACTGCCGAGATGCCCAGGACCTCGTGGATGATCGCCGTACCGCGCGAGTACGGCTTCTATTCCAACGTCAATCCGCAGGTCGATCATCCGCGCTGGAGCCAGGCGAAGGAGCGGCGCATCGGAGAGCTGCTCAAGCGCGAAACGCTGATGTTCAACGGCTACGGCGAGCAGGTCGCGGGCCTGTATGCCGGCATGGACTTGAAGAAGTTCTTCTGACGCTTCCTGACCAGCGAGGCATGGGGCACAGACGAAGTATTGCAATGCCCGGATACCAGCCGAAACCGGAACAGATCCGGTGGATCAAGGCCGCGGCGTTCGCGCTGTGCCTGCTTCCCTTCCTGCGGCTCGCCTGGCGCGCGTTCGCCGGCACGCTGGGCGTCAATCCGATCGAAACGATCACCCACTCGACCGGGTGGTGGGCGCTGGCGTTCCTGCTGATCACCCTGGCGGTGACCCCGCTGCGCCGGCTGCTGCAGTGGCCTTGGCTGCTGCGGCTGCGGCGCATGTTCGGGCTGTTCGCGTTCTTCTACGCCTGCGTGCATTTCAGCATCTGGCTGGTATTCGATCATTTCTTCGACTGGCCCGCGATCCTGGCCGATATCGTGAAGCGGCCCTACATCACCGTCGGATTCACCGCCTTCGTGCTCATGATCCCGCTCGCGGCCACTTCCACCAATGCCATGGTTCGCCGGCTCGGCGCCACGCAGTGGCAGCGGCTGCATCGCTTCGTCTATCCGATCGCGCTGCTCGGCGTGCTGCACTTTCTGTGGCTGGTGAAGAAGGACATCCGCGAGCCGATGGTCTTCGTCGCGATTCTCGCCACCTTGCTGGGCGCGCGCGTGGCGCACAGGCTGTGGCAGAAGCGCGCCGCCCCGGCGGCCACAGCCCGTTCCCCGGCCGCATAGGGCGATCCTGTTGCTTCCGGCTTCGGCGCCGGTTATGTTGCGCCGCATGCGGGTCGGCGTGCCCAGGGAAATCAAGGATCACGAATACCGCGTCGGCCTCACGCCGGCCGGCGTTCACGCGCTGGCCGAGCGCGGTCACGAGGTGCTGGTACAGTGCGGGGCCGGCGCGCGGGTGGGATTCGACGACGCCCAGTACGCCGCGGCCGGCGCGCGTATCGTGCCCGGTGCGGCCGAGGCGTTCTCCGCCGAGCTGGTCGTCAAAGTCAAGGAGCTGCAGCCCTCCGAGCGCAAGCTGGTGCGCCGCGGCCAGATCCTGTTCGCCTATCTGCACCTCGCCCCCGATCCGGAATTGCTCGACGCGCTGCTCACCGCAGGCGTCACCGGAATCGCCTACGAGACCGTGGCCGATCGCGCAGGCCGGTTACCGCTGCTCGCGCCGATGTCGCGCATCGCCGGCCGGCTGGCGATCCAGTTCGGCGCCTGGGCGCTCACCATGGCGAACGGCGGCTCCGGCGTGCTGCTCGGCGGCGTGCCCGGCGTGCTGCCCGGCCGGGTCGTGGTGATCGGCGCCGGGGAAGCCGGATCGAACGCGGTGCAGATGGCGCTCGGCGCGGGCGCCGAGGTGACCGTGATGGACGTGAACATCGACCGCCTCGCGCAGCTCGACCACACCTATTGCGGGCGCGTGAAGACCGCATTCTCCGAACCGCTGGCGATCGCCGAGCAGGTCGCTCAGGCCGACCTGGTGGTGGGTGCGTTGCTCATTCCCGGCAAGCTCGCGCCCAAGCTCATCTCGCGGGCGCTGCTGCGGCGCATGCGGCGCGGCTCGGTGCTGGTCGATATTTCGATCGACCAGGGCGGCATCGCGGAAACCTCGCGTCCCACTTCGCACTCGCAACCGCTCTTCGTCGAAGAGGGCGTGGTGCATTACTGCGTGCCGAACATGCCTTCGGCGGTCGCGCGGACCGCCACGCTGGCGCTCACGCAGGCCACCTATCCGTACGTGCTGCGGCTGGCGGAACGCGGTCTCGACGCGCTGCTCGACGACCCGGGCTTCGGCCAGGGGCTGCAGATTCACGCCGGGCAGGTGACCCATCGCGGGCTGGCGGACGACACCGGGCGGCCGTTTCGCGCCTACGGCGATCTCGCGCGCGAGTTCAAGCGGATCTGAGGTGCTTCGTGCGGGGCGAGGCGGCCGCGCTCCGGAGGCGATCGAACCGGTCGCTTCCTGCGCAAAGCGGGGCGGTCGATCATTCGCGCGGGCCGCCGCGCAGCCGGCGCCCGGCTCGTGCTCAGACAGGCTTTTCGCCGCGCGCGGCGACGAAGATCCCGCACAGCAGGAGCACGAACCCCGCGAGCTGCAGC
It encodes the following:
- the mgtE gene encoding magnesium transporter — its product is MTETQTRRRLDSVNEIVAQIRALLHKHKLVEELVHKQEMPRHELVESLVHKQNLAELQNKLDRLHAADIAAILEQLPLDERLVVWNLVKGERDGEILLEVSDAVRETLIADMDKAELVAATEQLDTDEIADLAPDLPQEVIADVFRSLSVEEREQLRAALSFPEGTVGAIMDFEMVTVREDVTLEVVLRYLRRMDELPDHTDQLFVVDRQEVFRGVLPINRLIVTDPDKLVADVMTAPVATFAPEDKAHAAAQAFERYDLVSAPVLDARNRVVGRVTVAAVVDFIREESESELLGKAGLLEEEDIFSSVWKSAQNRWLWLAVNLCTAFFASRVIGLFEGTIEKLVALATLMPIVAGIAGNSGNQTTTLIVRTLALGQQNAINIKRLVLKELAISVLNGLVWGGVAGLFAWWLYDSVPLGVVMTGAMLLNLLVGAAVGMFIPLTLQKLGRDPAIGSSVLLTFTTDSMGFFIFLGLATVFLL
- a CDS encoding protein-methionine-sulfoxide reductase heme-binding subunit MsrQ; this translates as MPGYQPKPEQIRWIKAAAFALCLLPFLRLAWRAFAGTLGVNPIETITHSTGWWALAFLLITLAVTPLRRLLQWPWLLRLRRMFGLFAFFYACVHFSIWLVFDHFFDWPAILADIVKRPYITVGFTAFVLMIPLAATSTNAMVRRLGATQWQRLHRFVYPIALLGVLHFLWLVKKDIREPMVFVAILATLLGARVAHRLWQKRAAPAATARSPAA
- the ald gene encoding alanine dehydrogenase, producing the protein MLRRMRVGVPREIKDHEYRVGLTPAGVHALAERGHEVLVQCGAGARVGFDDAQYAAAGARIVPGAAEAFSAELVVKVKELQPSERKLVRRGQILFAYLHLAPDPELLDALLTAGVTGIAYETVADRAGRLPLLAPMSRIAGRLAIQFGAWALTMANGGSGVLLGGVPGVLPGRVVVIGAGEAGSNAVQMALGAGAEVTVMDVNIDRLAQLDHTYCGRVKTAFSEPLAIAEQVAQADLVVGALLIPGKLAPKLISRALLRRMRRGSVLVDISIDQGGIAETSRPTSHSQPLFVEEGVVHYCVPNMPSAVARTATLALTQATYPYVLRLAERGLDALLDDPGFGQGLQIHAGQVTHRGLADDTGRPFRAYGDLAREFKRI
- the msrP gene encoding protein-methionine-sulfoxide reductase catalytic subunit MsrP, yielding MLIRKPADVLPSEITPRSVYARRREFMKSAVALGLAALAPAVPAAARLAPLKPSPFSTTEKLTPYEAVTTYNNFYEFGTDKDDPSRHAGSLRTRPWTVLVQGEVKRARAFDIEELLKLAPLEERIYRMRCVEGWSMVIPWVGYPFSELIKRVEPTANAKFVEFTTLLDPGQMPGQKVPVLDWPYVEGLRLDEAMHPLTLLTVGLYGEVLPNQNGAPVRVVVPWKYGFKSAKSIVRIRFTAEMPRTSWMIAVPREYGFYSNVNPQVDHPRWSQAKERRIGELLKRETLMFNGYGEQVAGLYAGMDLKKFF